CGCCGGGGGATCCGGAGGGCGCCGGCCTCGGGGCTCGGCCTCTAGCCGTTCGGCTCGATGGTGGCGCCGCCGCTCTCGCCCGTGGCCTGGAAGCCGTCGGGGTTGATGCCAGCGCCGATATCCAGGATGGGATCGTCCCCCTCTCCTGGATTATATTGCGTCGAAGAGTCCGTCAGGTTGCGTACTTGCGGCTCATCTTGGTGAGAGTCGCTGTTCCACAGGGACCGGAACAGGTCGAAGAAATATGCCAACGGGCTCGATTGGTCAGCGGTCTGTCCCTTCATCCCGAAGCCTGCGGTCTGCGCCGCAGCGCTCTGGAGGGTGAAGGGGGCGATGCACAGCATAGCTACCAGCAAACAGGCGCCGGCAGTCTTGAAAGAGTAATTCTGGAACACCATCACATCCTCCCTTATCTCATTCTCTGACATTAGAGACAGAAGATCCCTACTTTCGTTAGTGCACCAGACCGCTCGAGACGGGACAAATGACCGAAGATCTTTTTCCGGCGGCACTCGATCTCAGCGGTTAAGGCGGTCAGTATAACCAAAGGCACTGGCCTGTGGAAATCGGCCGCAGAGCCCCTGAGGCTGTGCGACCGGTCTCCCCTTCCGGCTGTCAGGAGCCGGGTTCGCGGGTGGCCGCTTCCATGCGCTCGGCCTGGAAGTGGGTGACCAAGGGATCCACCAGGGGATCCATGGCTCCCTCGAGAATCGCCGGGAGCTGGTGCAGGGTAAGGCCGATGCGGTGGTCGGTGATCCGGTTCTGGGGGAAGTTGTACGTCCGGATCTTCTCGGAGCGGTCGCCGCTGCCCACCATCTTGCGGCGTTCCTCGCTGATGGCATCCTGAGCCTTGGCGGTCTCGATCTCCATCAGCCGGGCGCGCAGCACCCGCATAGCCTTCGCCCGATTCTTGATCTGGCTGCGCTCGTCCTGGCAGGTGACCACCAGCCCGGTGGGCAGGTGGGTCAGGCGGACCGCCGAGTAGGTGGTGTTGACGCCCTGTCCGCCGGGGCCGGAGGAGCAGTAGCGGTCGATGCGCAGATCTTTCTCGTCGATGTCGACATCGACCTCGTCCGCTTCCGGCAGCACTGCCACCGTGACCGCGGAGGTGTGGATGCGTCCCGAGGCTTCGGTGTCGGGAACCCGCTGCACGCGGTGGACGCCGCCTTCATACTTTAGGCGGCTGAAGGCTCCGCGGCCTTCAACGATGGCGGAGAGCTCTTTGATGCCGCCGACCCCGGATTCGGAAAGCTCGATGATCTCGACCTTCCAGCCTCGGGACTCGGCATAGCGGCTGTACATGCGGAAGAGCTCGGAGGCGAAGAGGGTGGCCTCGTCGCCGCCGGTGCCGGCGCGGATTTCCAGCACCACATTGCGGTTGTCGTTGGGGTCTTTGGGGGTGAGCTCGCGCTTCAGGCGCTCTTCCAGCGTCTCGATGCGCTCTTCCAGGGCGCTCTGCTCCTGCTGCGCCATGTCGAAGAGCTCGTCGCCACGCTTGAGGCCGGCGAGCATCTCCTCGACGCCCTGACGCTCCTCCGCTAGCTCGCGGTATTCGCGGTAGAGCTGGACCACGGGATCGATCTCCGCCAGCGCCTTGGAGGTCTCGCGGTAGACCGAGGGGTCCTCGAAGATCGAGGGATCGGCGAGCTTGTGGGTCAGCTCGCCGTGGGTTCGTTCTATTTGCTCAAGCTTTTCGAACATGGCCAGAAGCTCAGGTCCAGGGGGACCGTTTCAATCCGTCAGGAAAGGCCGCGATCACCGTCCCGGCATCCGGTGATCCGGATTGGGACAGGGCGGTGATGCGGCCAGTTGGGCCGGTGAGCTCGGGCTGTCAGGCTGCCGGCCTACTTGCCGGCTCAGTACGCCGGCCCACTGGCGACGACGGAGAGAGCTTCTACGCCTCGGCGCTCTTGCGCTGGCCGTAGCGGCGGCGGAAGCGCTCGACGCGGCCGGCGGAGTCCACCAGCTTCTGCTTGCCGGTGAAGAAGGGATGGCAAGCGCTGCAGATC
Above is a genomic segment from Acidobacteriota bacterium containing:
- the rpmE gene encoding 50S ribosomal protein L31; translated protein: MRKDIHPELHLVDVVCACGNTFQTHSTKDELRLEICSACHPFFTGKQKLVDSAGRVERFRRRYGQRKSAEA
- the prfA gene encoding peptide chain release factor 1, whose protein sequence is MFEKLEQIERTHGELTHKLADPSIFEDPSVYRETSKALAEIDPVVQLYREYRELAEERQGVEEMLAGLKRGDELFDMAQQEQSALEERIETLEERLKRELTPKDPNDNRNVVLEIRAGTGGDEATLFASELFRMYSRYAESRGWKVEIIELSESGVGGIKELSAIVEGRGAFSRLKYEGGVHRVQRVPDTEASGRIHTSAVTVAVLPEADEVDVDIDEKDLRIDRYCSSGPGGQGVNTTYSAVRLTHLPTGLVVTCQDERSQIKNRAKAMRVLRARLMEIETAKAQDAISEERRKMVGSGDRSEKIRTYNFPQNRITDHRIGLTLHQLPAILEGAMDPLVDPLVTHFQAERMEAATREPGS